A single genomic interval of Helianthus annuus cultivar XRQ/B chromosome 6, HanXRQr2.0-SUNRISE, whole genome shotgun sequence harbors:
- the LOC110944976 gene encoding uncharacterized protein LOC110944976 has translation MNCLSLNIRGIGGRGKSGKIKHLKNVHGISFIGLQETMVSNISPGLVSNFWGGMGFEYDFVNAYGNSGGLMCLWDPKVFSKELVNKDRNFLHVAGWWIVFGDFNAVRDRDERKNSAFDPVCARDFNNFIDEAGLREYDLKGLKFTCMTNRKSVCKFSRIDRVLVCDNVFIKWPNACVRAINRDCSDHSPLVFSVKDSNFGPEPFRLFDSWLDRPGCLQVIETVMGGWRNEGKADLNLLTKLKRLRGCLRDWFKVYSANEIEEETRLRKEKDDIEIQMENNDLEDADMWIWTECKKALEEIEILKARDIKQKSRVKWAALGDENSNFFITW, from the exons ATGAATTGTCTTTCTTTAAATATTCGTGGGATTGGGGGTCGTGGTAAATCGGGTAAGATTAAGCACCTTAAAAACGTTCATGGGATTTCTTTTATCGGATTGCAAGAGACGATGGTTAGTAATATTTCCCCTGGTTTGGTTTCAAATTTTTGGGGAGGTATGGGTTTTGAGTATGATTTTGTTAATGCTTATGGTAACTCGGGTGGTTTAATGTGTTTGTGGGATCCAAAAGTTTTTTCTAAAGAATTGGTGAATAAAGATCGGAATTTTCTCCACGTGGCGG GGTGGTGGATTGTGTTCGGCGATTTTAACGCGGTTAGAGATAGGGATGAAAGGAAAAATTCGGCGTTTGACCCGGTATGTGCTCGTGATTTTAATAACTTTATTGATGAAGCCGGGTTGCGTGAATATGACTTGAAAGGGTTAAAGTTCACGTGTATGACTAATAGAAAAAGTGTGTGTAAGTTTAGTAGAATCGACAGGGTGTTGGTTTGTGATAATGTTTTTATCAAATGGCCTAATGCGTGCGTTCGGGCCATTAACAGAGATTGTTCGGACCATTCTCCATTGGTATTTTCTGTCAAAGACTCGAATTTTGGGCCCGAACCGTTTAGGTTATTTGACTCTTGGTTGGATAGACCAGGGTGTTTACAGGTTATTGAAACTGTTATGGGAGGATGGAGGAACGAAGGAAAGGCGGATCTTAACCTGCTCACTAAATTAAAAAGACTTAGAGGGTGTTTAAGGGACTGGTTCAAAGTTTATAGTGCCAACGAAATTGAGGAGGAGACTCGGTTGAGAAAAGAGAAAGATGACATTGAAATTCAAATGGAGAATAATGATTTGGAAGATGCGGACATGTGGATTTGGACCGAATGTAAAAAAGCTCTAGAAGAAATTGAGATTTTGAAGGCTCGTGATATCAAACAAAAATCTCGCGTCAAATGGGCCGCCTTGGGTGACGAAAATTCTAATTTTTTCATAACATGGTAA